The DNA sequence TTATTCTTATATTGATATAATGATGTTTGTGACTTGCAGCAGATAGGCTTTTTAGAAAAGGTTAGTAAAGATTCATTATGGAACCAAGAACAGACTTAAAGACTTAGATTTTATGATAGAATTCTGTTTGATTTGGTAATGctcatttctgaaaaacaattattGAATTATTGGTGGAAAGAATGTTGTTAGCAATATTGCCAGTAGGTGGTGTCTGTTCATCACTACCACACTATTAGTAATTGATGCTGCCCTTTGGAGTGCACTATGCTCTTTGCGACAGTGGACTTGCAAGCTTGCATTAGCAGGTGTGATGAATGTTTTGTACACTGCAAACAGACTAATGTTCTACTCTGTGGAGTTCCTTGCTGACTGTTTTCGATGAAACAGGCTCTTTTCACTGCAGGTTAGAATCTGTAGTCAATTGATGTGCAGTTGctcactttttttcttgttctttgaCTTAATACTCACATCACCATGCTGATGATGTCTTTCCCTCAGAGTTCCATGCTGATGTTACCTTAGACACTGTTGCTCTTGAAGCTGTCTTGATCACTGACTTTGCTGCCAAATACACCCCAATAATCACTCCTCTTTCACGGTCACTCTTGCTTCGATGTATTGCCTATAACCATTCTTGCATGATTATAGGCAATCAAGCCTGTCTAACATTTTTGAATGTGACTCAAAGCATGCTTCATGTTGAGCAGCAGCCACATCATTCTGGGGAATATGGTTCAAACAAAGATCTCCATTTTGTCTGATCTAATGCCTTCTTACAATAGTTATACTGGTAAACTGGTTATACATTGACCTTTATACATTGTTTGGTCTCCTACCTGTACCATTATGAATTCCCGTTTTCATTTCATTACAGTTATCGTCTATGAGGCAAAAAACACgtctgcatttaaaaccacCTGGCATTCTAATATTTTTATCTAAGGAATGTGATTTCTTACTCTAATATGGACCACCAAAATATACGTAACATAATTTCCATGTGGTAAATTAGAGTCTGGTGCATTTGATTGGTACAGCACCTTTTATACAACCACCCTTAAGCTGCAAACATAATGTAAAATTGGGGGTTTTCAAGGGGTATATTTAAGTGAAGATCACTTCAGATGAAAAcctatattaattaaaattaaatgtgacaTCTCAGTCCGTttaattcatattatttttaaattgttacatTGTATCTCAATGCTTTATAGATTTACTATCACTACAAAATAAGCAAGAAGTTGTAACAGGTAGTGGTTGTAgaaatacattataaaaaataaataatgtaaccaaaatatgaatattatttaaatacacaaatacaTTAGGTTTTTGTGTATTTAGGTTTTaggtttatttccttttcattatTAATGTAGTTAATTTAATTGGTTCACAAAAAGGGCAGAAAAACAGCAGATCAGAATCAAGTTAATCTCTTACCTATCTTGACAGTGTGTTTTTTTAGCTGTCTCAGTTGCCCTATCAGTTTACAAGTGCAGTTCCAGGGATTATCCTCCAGATTGACAGTGGCTTGTTGTAGGGTTGTGAATGTGCCTTCTTCAAGAGACTCAAGTCTGTTGCCTTGCAGGGACAGAATCTTTAGGCTGGTTAAATTGGCAAAAACCTCTGCCTTCAGAGACCTTAACTGATTATGGCAAAGGTATAATTCTTGTAATTTGTCCAGGCCAGTAAAAGCTTTTGGTTCAATTCTACTGATGCTGTTGTAAGCAATATTGAGGATCTTTAACTCAGACAGGCTGTCAAATACGTGGCCAGGCAAAGCTgatatattattattgttgagaTACAGTTCTgttaattttgaatattttttcagagtTTCAATGTCTTGTATCTTTATGACAATGTTATTATAGCTCACATTTAGCTTTGTAATATTCCAGAAATCCTTGTCAGGAATGGATGTAAGTGTTCCATTGCTAGAGTCATCtttctgtaaaataaagaaaaaatatttgaagtgTATTATTAAagctttatatattattttcttgttattcttgaaaattatatacagtatgtgtaattcTGGAATTGTTAAAAATGGTAAATTATGAATTCACTGTATAATAGCAAAAACTGGTACTAGGGATCAGATATATTTGTATCTTATGTAAAAAATACTTGAAGTTGCTTAGgcatgtttaaataatttactgcagtatcttgtattattttgtttctcaatAAATTCAGCTGTACCGtgtcttttaatgtttttggcACTTCATATCTGAAAAGCATTTATCAGatagtaaatcaaattgtttcaTTTGTGTCTTGCCAGACTAGTAAATTAGATTATTCAGATTTTACTGAAAATTGCAGAGAATACATTTTAGTTTGTGGACTTTCTTAATcacaaacactgaaaatacaATAGCTTCTGATACATATGGTATGTTTAATATACAACACAATAGGTTTACGTTTAATATGCACCACAATGTTGTTAAGCATTAATATGACAATGGATTAATAATCTCCAGTTTATCTGAAAAACAGTTAGTTAAGTACACCCTGCAACTTACGATTCCAACAGCAGATCCAAAAGTCCCAAACATATATCCCATCAATGCAAACTGCAGGTAGGCGGCAGCCATAGTTGTTCCTTTTGCTGAAATATGTAgtcttaattttatttcttgtacaGCTGCAGCAGAGtaatataaaataacaaattataATTATCCAATAAAAATCTTGGTAGATGTCCAGTGTGTTAAAAGTGTTTTGCGCTTTGTGTATTTCCAGCATTTACCAACCACATTATGACGTATTTATAAACGACGTATGTACTCTGAAGGATCGCTTCTTTCTCTAAGTCTAACAGCTTTCCTGTTGCTTGTTATCTTCCAACATGTCTGTGCATACTCCTTATTCTGTGGTTAAGCATTGTCAGCAACAACAGTAAATATACACATGACATGAGTTGGCTGGTGTGAAGCTCACAGTTTTAACTGCTTGCAAAACACTGCTGGAGTTTAAAGTCTAGAGAAAATTATGTGAAGGCCTTACTTTTTACAAACAACAAACAGATCAACAAATTCTGTACAATACAATGTTGTTGACTCAGCCAGTAATAATAGATAATACTTATGTTCATGAATAGTTATTATGTGCTTTGTAGAATTATTTCCTTtctattaacaaaataaatataacctAGTAGTTTTCTGCATTAAATTCAGTTGAACATAggcattcatttttatattgttaaatttgaatttaaatttatCATCAGAATGTTCCttcttttaaatactgtaagtccGAAGATTAATGATATTTCACCAGTCTTCttgttgattttattattttaggtaGGATAAGGTATTTAAAGAAGGATAAACATTATTATCTTAATTTAGCAGGACTGACCACCATATAAATGGTGGAAACCCAAAATACAGTTTTTCATTAAACTAAAGAGGCCTTTATTAGTATTTTTCTCCATAAGCCTAATTAAGTAACTATAATTCTCACACAGAAAAAAGCTGGTATGAGAAACTATCCCAGCAACCAATTGTAATAAATGTAATGCATGTTATACTTCAGTGCTAACATGAACTTCTTCCGCTAAAAATATGCAGTCTAAAgttaagaataaaaatattaaaaattcaaatcttctggcatttcaaaataaagtaaTTCCTTTTATTATTGAATTTGATTTGATAGATGTGCCTATgatttaaagagcatttcatTACATACCTGGAAATAAATAAAGATGAAGGATCTTAGTTGTTATTGTAATTCTCCATGGAAGTTTCAAATGCTCAAGCTCTGAAAGTGACTGCATAGAGACCTTTGAACTAGataataaaaagtttttttaaatggtagcTAAAGATTGACTACTGTTTTTGTAGGTGTCACATATGAGTAAGTTTTATCAAGCTATTGCTCTCATTTGAGTTTTCAAAGAAGCCTATTTGAAATGGGCTTTTGACCTATTGTAAAATCATGTTAAGtgttgttttatcatttaaatatgTTAATGTGGAGAATACATATGGAAATTTTTGTTCGATACACAGTATTCAATTGGAGGAAATTACAGTGCTATGTTGATGCGTAAAAATATATATCCTgtaaacacaaaagaaaaagaaaatgaaaagcatgttgaaatAGAAAATGTGCAGTGTCTTGTGATCTATTGCTGTTGTATAATTtgtgtaatatattttttatttgtttgactCAGAATAGAAGTTAGCTATTATTAAAAAttaccatctactgtatgtactgtattcccCATTTTACCCATGTTCTTTTAGGTAGTATGATAGTATAGTATTAGTGTTGGGAGTGCAGTTGTTAGCAGTATTGCTtcgcagtgctgaggccctgtgCTCAATTCTGGAACTGGGGTGCATTCTGCAGGGAGTTTATTATGTTCTCCCCTGGAAGAGTAATTAGCTTCTTGGAATACCCctatgtgtgtgtatgagtgtgtgcgtgtctgtgtgtgccctgtaatggactggcatcccatccaaagTGTCCCTGCCTTGCGCACTTTGCTTGtagggataggctccagctcccccacaaccctgaagcagatgaaaatggatgaatagaaGGATTACAGTTTCAACATTAGTgttataaataataagaaaaatattaatgttaagaaaaatattaatgttCTAGCCAATGAGTATAAACACGTCTGCAGAaatttcatcagtcttttcatcagtcttttcatcaGTATTGACTTATCTTTTTAAACACATTAGCTTAGATTACTACATTCTTATGTATGTTTTGCACCGGGGGAAAATGATAGAAGATTTGAAGCTAATAAATGAAACTTGGTGCTATGCTATTGCTTTGGGCTCAACAGTGTTCAGACTGTGAACCCAGATCTTATTTAGCACTTTTAGTACGAGTCTGACTACTAAGTACAATTATTACTGATTAATCTGTACAGTCTTTATacaatgtttcattttaaggtattctctttaaaaaaataacccacTGTCTCCGTTGTCATTTCAGAAAGGAAGAGATGATACAAGCTGTGGAAGAGGAAATTGAACGGGAGAAGCAAACTGCTGacaatatcattaaaaaaatgtctctaGAGAAGCAAACCAAGTATGCAGAAATGAAAACTAGAAATGAGGAGCTGCTCCAGGTCTGCTATATGTAATtgagtaaagtaaaaaaaagagctGTTATTACAGtttgttaatttgttaaaatgtttacttGAACTGAAAGTTCACAAGTCAAAACCTGACCTTTCcacttttatttctaaaactaTTAGTGTAACTTTACATACTGAAATATATGTCATGCGTGGTTAGGTGCATTAATTAACTTTATGAAATGATTAAGCATTTtcaattgtatacagtacaatggttCACtgtcacaaaataattattttattaatactttaattaattgatttttttttaaagatagccGTTATTAGTGTTTATATCCTTCCTGATTCTGCTGAGAagctttaatgtgttttttatatcTGTCTAGATACATTTTGaatgtaacataatatttataaatgctTTACCATTTACTGTGCAGGAACTAGATGCCCTTCAGCAGGAACTTGATGCACTCATTACAAGGAAGGAGACTTTGGAAGCAGTGAGTTTAATGTTCCCTTAAGGGTTAATTTGCAGAACTGTCCTTCTTATAAGCTTAACTGCTTTCCCCTGATTTgttgagagaaaaataaaaatctaaaacttctaaaaagaaaaggaaaaactaTGGAATAACATGACTTGTAGTGAACACGTCTTCGCTTTATGCTAGCTAGCAaggctacatacagtaccctCAGTTGGATCCTTATGTTAGCCGGTAGCAGTATGGGGTAGTGGCCAGGACGTAGAACGCTTGGGTCAAAACCCAAGTGGAGAATACTATTGCACCCTTGAGTAAAGTACTTAACACACATTATttcacagtatttttcagctgcagaaatgGGTACAAATGCAAGTCACTTTGTATAAAGTCCAGTACTAATAAGGAATAATTAATAATGCTGATATCTGATGATTGTCAAGTGCTTGAGGGTGTAAACCTGTAATATTTTAGAGTTGCTTAAAAGATGCAAAGGCTAAGGACTTTCAAAATTGATTCAGTGAAAacttgtaaatacattttttctttaatgcatttatttaattaatcattGTAATTGGGTGACCCAATAGTGATCAAAGTCCTTGAGCTGCTCACATTGGTTTGATGTAATAATACAGTTCACAGGAAATCATTAGACATGAAGACCCATTGTCACAGGCTTGCCATAGTTAAAGAGTAACAGTAAGGCACTAGTCTTACAGCAGAAATGTGGCATAATTTGAACCTTTCCATGACGTCCAGAGACCATATatgattatttttaagaaaagatcacttcttttaatttttttgttacaTGTAGTGACATATGACAAAGATTAATTTGATTCACAAGTGgatttttgttaaatattttggtttgtctttttttgagaGAATTAATGTTGAGtgcatgttaaaataaaagcagtaCTGCTCAAGGATAAAGGGGGTAAATGTAGCTGAGAATTTGAATTGAAGGCTGTTAGGAGCATTTCTGCAGATTTCAGTCATCATATACAGCACAGTATTGGCAGTAAGATCAGCTATTCTTAGTGATTCTAATGATCCTTTCCAACACCTTTCTATTAATTTTTCTTGTCTCAATAACACTAGAGTCTTTTTCACATTCACATGGTCAGAATTGTTTACAGTCCCAGATAACGTTAAGAATTCAGTCACATGTTAGCAATTAAATCAGATATTTCCAAGTTAAAGAGATTACTTAGTAACTTTACTCTCCTAAGAACCAATCAGAAGGACACAGATTAGCACCTGTGCTCTTGCACCAGTATACAGTATCACCACCATataattcttatttatttttgttaatggtTAAAAGCCACCCTAATAAACTGAACAAATGTAGTCATTTCACAATGTGTCTTAATGTAATACAAAGTAAATTGTGTGTTCATCAATAGTGGTGTAAAATATCTTTCCCCACACATGATGCCTTACCTACATTTCTCTTCAGGTATGGATTAGTTTATGAAAAGCAGAACAAGTCTTTCACTtctgtattatacagtaaaaaTGTGACTTTGTTCATTATCTGATTGAAAGTAGCAAGGGAGCTAGAGGTTTTGCTAATAGCCTTTAGTAGCGAAAATAAAATGTGGAACCCATGTGGGTTCAGACTTGTAGAAATAACAGACTTtccatgttaaatcattttgaCACCAAATCTTTTTGAAAGCATCCATGCATctaaaatttagattttttcagTAGGagtaaaagaaggaaaaaaaacccaggcGATCATGTTAATTAACCTCTGGAAATCTGGAAACCTTTCACATGATTCTACATTGCCTCACATTAAATGCTTTTGAGCTTTTAACAACATGGTTTTCAGTGAACAAAGTTAATAAATCATGCTATGTGTCACCCACATCTTAGGAAAAAGTTAACTTATAATGTTACAAACTAAACTTCAGACATCCGGTTGGCACATAATGAAGttgacattttgaaaagttttttatgcaatttattattttaagtcGTTTTCTTATTAGAGAAAAAAGTACAAACTTAGGGTGgttgtaaatgttttcttcatatGCCCTATAGTGTAATGTGTAGTTTGTTCATTTACAGAACCATATGAATAGAAGAACTTTAAatatgagaggaggccatgtgGCCCAACTAGTCAGTTTGGTAGTCAGCAGCTAAATGAACCAAGAATCACATCAATTTGTTTTTAGAAGAGCACTAGTGCAGAAAATTCAACAAAGATATCTCTAGGAATTATTATGTATATAACaagaaagtgaaaagaaattgaaatgacatttttatacGTGTATGCTGTATGAAAGCACAAACTGACCCGTAATAAGCTCCTCAGTCCTGTGCCCACAGGATATAGCAAACTCCCAGGTGAAGCAGGAGGCGGTCTTGCTGTATGAGAAGTTGCACGAGTTGGAAATGCGCAGAGATGTAATGATTGCAGAGGACAAGAGCCTGGGTTCTCCTCAAGAGGAGAGGGAGCGGCTGCTGAAGCAGGTAAACAGCCCACTGCAAACTCACTGCGGCCTAGAGCTGCCTTCGGTATTCAGTAGCGCACTGAAGCACTTCGAGCAACATGGACAACAGTCTGCTTTTCGTTTACAGAACACAGAGATTAAGAATAAGAACGGTACAGGGAATTGAATAAAGAAACCATttttcaattttgtgatttacacgTTTGATTTGACAGCTGTTCGGGCAGTATTTCAAACCATAACAGGAAAGGCAAGTGTTTTCTTATCCCCTTTAAGGATTATAGTTAgatcattattttatatatccatttacattttttatatctgggaagaaaatgtcaaaattcagTCCTACATGTGTAGATTGGTTGACcttctgaaaacaaataaagaGGAGTTAACTAGTCATGTTAAAAGTGAGGTAATAAGAAATTGCTGTTACTGTAATTATCTTTATCTAAATatgaattaataattatttaaaatgtaaccaTTTACCCCAGGGACTAGGAAAATCAACTTTCTATTGGTCtctgtaaattattattattttacagcttaaaaaccctttttttttattcttttttctttccctgtttaacttttttttctgcccaGGTTAAAGAAGATAACCAAGAAATAGCAAGCATGGAAAGACAGTAAGAatacatattatttaatatgtttCATGACATAATATGGGAAGAGTTTTTtgaatatttactgtacttctTCAGCTTGAGCTCCTTTTAtgtgctttcttttcttctgtttgcctctgtctaaaaacacaataaagacTGGCTAAAAAGTGTATCAGTGCAACATGCAAAGTTACTGTATCACTTATTGCATCCTTATTTTAAACTATGGTGCTGACTACTTGGTCTTTAAACATGGCATAGTTCATAAGATTGTGGACGTTAACTGGTTAAATTGTTGGGTTTGCACAGTCCATTGTGAAAGAAGTGTATGGATGTAAAGCACCTCAGGAGCTTTTTGGAATAAAAAACACTAAACAAATGCAAGGaataaataaattatgtttcttaggtaatttaatttaaaatggtatATTGTGCATAGAAGTGGTATGCTGTACCAATCTTGCTgttttacatgtttattttaggCTAACTGAAATACGAGAGAAAATGAGTCAAGTAAATGAAGATATGCGACAAATTGAAAATGATATGGAAGAACATCAAGGTACAGTAAGAAATCTTGGAGCAGAATTCCTTAAACATTTTGATGTCTAATGATTTATATGATGACACATATCCTTTAGGAAGGAAAGTCAGAGGGTGGCTCACAGCCAAAGGCAGACCAGTATGTTCCGATCTTATCAGCGCAATAATATTTTGGGGAGTGGAttgacaatgtttttttaagacgTTTGTCGAAGAATGGATTATAAATCCACACACCAGATATTATTCTGGATGCCATCCAAGGACTgcagcataaatattttaaagcattcTGTGGTATCAAAGTTTTTCTTCTGAGAAAAAGCCAGGTTTGCAATTATGATGTCATCAGTGggaattataaatatatacttaTATAATGTTAAGTTAGCTATTTCGTTCAAAATATAGATTTATGAATTCATATTTTACCTCATTTAAACTGCAGGCAGAAATGAGTCTGTGGGTGTTTGATGGGACACTTGATATATGCTCTTCATCTTCTTGGCATTTTGACTCAGAGGACAGTGTATTTTGCTGAGAATCCTCTGGCTATATGACTTTCAGTAAGATGTATTGTTTCTAAATTTTGCTGAAATTTCTGTAGCTTATGGCGGACTACATACAAAGGTCTTTACCACaaattttgtttcttgtttctggtttgagcagtttcagGTTAGAAAATTAAGttagatgtttttcttttctgtgctgTCATATTTCCTTATATTACATGTCTTTATTTCTTCCTGTTTCTTTTAATCTCTATCATTCATTTGTGTGTTTTGTCATACACCTTTAGAAGGTAAGAACatcattcttttgtttttgaaaaagtctAAACATATGGATTGAGCACTTTTACCTTTGTGGaagattaatttaattgtttggAAAGTAAATTGTACTTCAAGAGGATCCAGTGCTTAAATTACCtctgatttaaattaatttgatacAATAGACTGCAATTAATGAGAAGCACAAGCAGTGGTTAACTTGAAGATTATGATTTGTAGTGATCACctaattgttattgttttttttaaaactgcatttgtATTACTTTTACTGTTattgggtgtaatgttaaattaatgaaatggttaaataatttaaaaaacaacttattaTGCTGTAAAAAAGAGACATTCAaagcagagagaggagtgaaaaaTGACATTAGACTGCAGAATTAAAGTGAACACTGGCCAGAGTTTGGCATCTAAAGAGCCAAATGTTAATAATATAGAGTATGAGCACTTCTTTTTTACAGTGCTCATATAGAGTATGAGCACttcttttttacagaaaagCAAAATTCAGTCCATAAAGCATTATGTCAGTAATTGCTGATAGTCGATTGTTAGGACTTTTTATGTGGACATTTGGTACTCTTTTATGGTTTGCGTTTAGTTACACTTATGGTATATTGCTTTGCAGGTGAACGAAACCAGAAGTACAAGGAACTtaagaaaagagaggaaaacaTGGACAGTGAGTAGgacaattcatacagtatgcagcaGACGCAAGtctttaaaagtaaacaaaggCATTACATTTGTTGTTTTGGCAAACAGACTTTTCAAGTTTCAATTAACCTTGTTCCATTTCAAGGAACTGAAAAGTTAACATCCTAAGCATATGTTTTTTCCAAGAGGAATCACTGAAAGATTCCCAAATGACTGTGTTTGAAATAttgaagtattattttttttagtttgcagTCACTGCTTTTGTCATATTAGTATAACTGAACTCTATTGGAAACTCTAGGTTTTTTGGAGACATTTGATGAGACTAAAGCACAGGAAGTGGAACGCAAGCAGCAAGTGGAAGCCATTATTGTTGCTCTGCTGGAACACACGAGCAGGGTAAGAATGTTATTGTATGTCGGAGGTCTCTGACCTCTTTATCTCCAAGCCTCATCAAGTACATCATCAAGCAGCATTTTAAACAACAGGGATATCTAACTcctgctttattttttcagtattgTTTTTCAAATTCTAAAACATCACCAAACTGAAAAAAGTACATTTGGAAAAGTCTGCATgatattgtttaattttaatactcCCAGCTAGGGAAGTCTTAGTTTTCTAAAGCATATGGAAGAGAGATGTTGTGGTATAAATGGTATAAATTAATTGTCACTTATTCCAAGAGAATGATGAATGTCTCCATCTTTATCTATTCTTATAGagactttgatttttaaattgaaaatactCCAAATTAAAAAATCCAGCAGTATatcatttataattatttttattcctaaatattcatttattaaagCTTGAACAATGACAAGAAGGCAAAAACCAAACATTTCTTGAAGATCCAGGGAATGATTATAGTGTACTTACTATAGTGAATGACAAATGTGTTTGTGCACTTTGCAATGTCTAAAAGGGGCAATGTTG is a window from the Lepisosteus oculatus isolate fLepOcu1 chromosome 3, fLepOcu1.hap2, whole genome shotgun sequence genome containing:
- the LOC107079323 gene encoding leucine-rich repeat-containing protein 19-like isoform X1 codes for the protein MQSLSELEHLKLPWRITITTKILHLYLFPAVQEIKLRLHISAKGTTMAAAYLQFALMGYMFGTFGSAVGIKDDSSNGTLTSIPDKDFWNITKLNVSYNNIVIKIQDIETLKKYSKLTELYLNNNNISALPGHVFDSLSELKILNIAYNSISRIEPKAFTGLDKLQELYLCHNQLRSLKAEVFANLTSLKILSLQGNRLESLEEGTFTTLQQATVNLEDNPWNCTCKLIGQLRQLKKHTVKIENQNSTTCVNPKELAGMRIGILLENNTLCSVNKSTEIKTTPFPNTPLRSGTSVHPSPFSSLYATTGSNKKPSDHPPVGNSWHFLLGVVLIALSTSVVIACAVKSPSWYKLFFNYRHQRLREEDPELFNTSHYSHFGMDTAQLTTNTQDSKTAADDEDGFIEDGYIETADFEESANT
- the LOC107079323 gene encoding leucine-rich repeat-containing protein 19-like isoform X2; the protein is MQSLSELEHLKLPWRITITTKILHLYLFPAKGTTMAAAYLQFALMGYMFGTFGSAVGIKDDSSNGTLTSIPDKDFWNITKLNVSYNNIVIKIQDIETLKKYSKLTELYLNNNNISALPGHVFDSLSELKILNIAYNSISRIEPKAFTGLDKLQELYLCHNQLRSLKAEVFANLTSLKILSLQGNRLESLEEGTFTTLQQATVNLEDNPWNCTCKLIGQLRQLKKHTVKIENQNSTTCVNPKELAGMRIGILLENNTLCSVNKSTEIKTTPFPNTPLRSGTSVHPSPFSSLYATTGSNKKPSDHPPVGNSWHFLLGVVLIALSTSVVIACAVKSPSWYKLFFNYRHQRLREEDPELFNTSHYSHFGMDTAQLTTNTQDSKTAADDEDGFIEDGYIETADFEESANT
- the LOC107079323 gene encoding leucine-rich repeat-containing protein 19-like isoform X3 encodes the protein MAAAYLQFALMGYMFGTFGSAVGIKDDSSNGTLTSIPDKDFWNITKLNVSYNNIVIKIQDIETLKKYSKLTELYLNNNNISALPGHVFDSLSELKILNIAYNSISRIEPKAFTGLDKLQELYLCHNQLRSLKAEVFANLTSLKILSLQGNRLESLEEGTFTTLQQATVNLEDNPWNCTCKLIGQLRQLKKHTVKIENQNSTTCVNPKELAGMRIGILLENNTLCSVNKSTEIKTTPFPNTPLRSGTSVHPSPFSSLYATTGSNKKPSDHPPVGNSWHFLLGVVLIALSTSVVIACAVKSPSWYKLFFNYRHQRLREEDPELFNTSHYSHFGMDTAQLTTNTQDSKTAADDEDGFIEDGYIETADFEESANT